From the genome of bacterium:
CTTGTAACCTGATCCTCCGAAAGCCCTTCCCTGGTATCGAACGTATCCATTTTTCCGTTGTGCAGCCGGACCAATCAGTTTTGAGTGCCAATCCAGAGATTATGATGGCGATCTTCTGCGATGGAACGGATCACATCAGAAGGTAAATCAGGAACAGCTCCGAATTTTCCATCACGATAATAGAAGAGGCCTTGACCTTCGGTTCCAAACCACAGGGTTTTCGCGCTATCTTGAAAGATCACATAGACAAAAGCGGTGGCTGGAAAATTTGCAGGTCGCTGAAATTCATCGTTGATCCATTGATACGATTCCACCCAGAGCCGTCCGGTATGATCTGAGACAATCGGAAACGTCCGTTTGGGTCTTGATCCGCTTTTAGCCTTTAAAGGCACAAAACGTTCGTTCTCGATTCGCCCTACATCGGCCTCGGTTCCTATCCATATTGTCCCGTGAATATCCTGAATTACCGAAACGACTATGGCGTTGAGTCCAATGATCGAACGGTAATCAACAAAGCGGCCATTTCTATAACGGAGCAGATCGCCGGCGCGCGTTACGATCCACAATCCTCCATCCCGGTCCTTGCAAAGATCGAAAATAGACGCGCTGTGAAAAGTTTTTTCATTTCGCGGATCGAATACTGTAAAACGAATACCATCAAATCGCGCCAGACCATTTTCAGTTCCGATCCATAAATATCCGTCGTTCGTTTGAGTTATATAGCGAGCCGATAACTGAGGCATTCCTTCCTCCCTCCCCCAGATATCATGAACATATTGCGTGATGGCCTTATCCGGATCGAGAGCCTGCAAATTAGAAGTTAGAAAAAGAGTGAGCGCGAGCAAGATCTTTGTAAACCCAATCTTACCGGCTTCCATTTCAACCAATTATACATTTGCCCTGTCCGCGCCGGATTGAAAAATCGTCGTTACTGGCCGCAGCCGTAGTATCTGGCAACAACGACTCGATTCAATCCATTGCCGTCGATGCCTGAACCGATGGCGATAAGGAGCCCATCCGGCTGAAGCAACAGCTGGGAAATGGATTCTTGCGCGGGACTTGTTGCAGTAATGACCCAACCGGCATTTCCAAAAGCGTTGTCCAGCGCCCCGGTCGTTGTGTGACACGTTAGGGCAGATGATGAATCACTGAAAGAGGGATCATCAGCACCGCCCGCTGAAAGAATTCTGCCATTGGTGGCGATTACAACAGAGTTGGATCCTTCCCAGAGACTCCCGCCATAGCTTTCGACTTTGGTGATGTTGACACTTCCATTGATGTTGTATCGGACAAAAGTAAATAATCCGTAAGTAGTGGATGGAGTAAATCTTTGAGAGAAACCGCTTAACACAATTTTGCCATCTGTTTGAAGGGCTATCGACGTAGCCATGTCATCACGTGCGAAAAAATCTGTTTCTACTTTTCCACCTGAACCAAAGAGGGGATCGAGCGAGCCGTCCTGCCTGTACCTGACACCGCCAAACGCTCCATTCGTGGAAGTCAACTTGACCAAGCCCCCTACAACAATTTTTCTGTCAGGTTGGATCGCGACGCAACTCGGATCGTCACTGAACCCGTAAAAATCCGTGATGCTGAAACCGTTTTGTCCGAAATTCAAGTCTCTTGTTCCATCTGTATTTAATCGAACGATCGCAAAATCAAGACCTACATGCGTGTAAACAGGACCTACAACGACAATTTTTTGATCCCCCTGGATTGCGACATCGTGCGCTTCTTCAAAGGTCCCTATCAGATCGATGATTACCAACCCTTCCGTGCCGAATGACGAATCCACTGCTCCGTCTGCCAGGAAACGGGCAACGAACATATCGGACTTTCCATTCTCTTCGAGTTGCCCCACCACCACGATCTTCACATCTGTTTGCGTGGCGGCCGCTATTGCAAGAGTGCTGTAGTACCCGAAATTCGTGATTGTCCAGCCGCCGGTTCCAAATGTCGTGTCGAGCTGCCCATCTTTATTAAAGCGCACTAATGCGATGCTGTATCCATTGAAAACGAAATAAGTGCTCCCAACTGCGACAATACTTCCATCCTTCTGCAGGATTCCGTCGTATGTGCCCATGTTGGAGCCGTCGGGCGTACTTTCGATCGCGATTCCAGCATTTCCAAATGTGGTATCAAGATCACCCGGCGCAGCGTAGGTGATTGAAGCTACTAAAAAGAAAATGATGTAAAGAGTAATTTTCATGCCAAACCTCTCAGTGAAATATGAGGAAACATTGTTATAAACCGCAGCCGAGATAACGCGCTATGGCAAAACGACTGGATCCGTCCGATCCTCTCGACAAGCCGACCGCGATGATTTTGCCGTCCTTCTGAATCAGGATCTCACTGATCTCTTCCCATTGTGCTCCCATGTCCGTTGTGACTCTACCCAAAGTTCCGAAAGAAGAATCGAGCGTGCCCGTACTGGTATGGCAAGACACGGCAAAGACGGCATCCATGAAACTATTGTCCGCAAATCCTCCTGAAATAATTCTTCCATTTGCTGCCACGCGAACGCTCTCGGAATATTCTGCATTGTAATTTGGGAAGTCGTTCACAAATGCGAAATCGGGTGTGCCGGAGGACGAGAAACGTGCCAATCCAAAAATTCAGGGGAATGCCAACTTTTCCCGAAACAACAATCTTTCCGTCCGTCTGTATGACAAGAGACTGGGTGAAATCCCGATAGGTGCTCCAGTCGTAGGTTATTTTGCCGTTGTAACCGAATGTCCAATCCAACCAGCCATTCGAGAATAAACGCGCGATAGCCCAGGTTGAGTTTGTACCAGCTTCATCTTTATAAGCTTCACCACTAATGACGATCTTGCCATCTTCCTGAATGGCAAGCGCACTGGGTTCATTGCCAAATCCAAAAAAGTCTATGGTCACCAATCCTTGTACTCCAAAGAACGAGTCTATGGAGCCATTGGAGTTCAGCCGTGTGACTCCAATAACACCCGAAAAGGCCAGGTGCAACTACAATCTTTCCATCGTCTTGAATTGCAACATCCATCGCCGCTCCGTCCGGTTGAAGGATTTTAATTC
Proteins encoded in this window:
- a CDS encoding delta-60 repeat domain-containing protein translates to MDAVFAVSCHTSTGTLDSSFGTLGRVTTDMGAQWEEISEILIQKDGKIIAVGLSRGSDGSSRFAIARYLGCGL